Proteins found in one Cellulomonas palmilytica genomic segment:
- a CDS encoding glycoside hydrolase family 43 protein codes for MGQGDRALTFAAPVLFTDVPDPDVVHDGRYYYMVSTTMYFAPSVPIMRSSDLVHWSIAGYTGPILDDTDALALRDGRSAYGQGSWAASIRFHAGTYYVSVGSLTTDRTYVYATPSIEHGPWTRSVLDGYAHDQSLLFDDGEVYLVHGAGAIDLRRLRRQADGTFAWDGPAARLVEDADVDQADGLHAEGAHAYKIGDHYYVFMIQWPTGGIRQQVVWRSTSLTPQSQGGTWEGRVVLSQAVPVAGRPGGGVAQGGVVQASDGQWYAVLFQDEGPLGRSPQLARVTWQDGWPVVRLDPAESPPTGERELLVSDDFDDRPAPAGYWSTTNAAALTASDENAWNGSSLALPWQWNHNPDQRFWSLTARPGHLRLTTGSIASGILDARNTLTQRTYGPTSVAAISLDVSGMKDGDVAGLAAFQQKYGYVAVEMADGARRLVMRRADPNGRVAFTSAPVPLAAETVLLRVDVDFRDAADRASFAYSLDGDGWTTIGDDLAMEYSLDHFTGYRFAIFCYATAETGGHVDVDWFRVDDDIDSTLPSARR; via the coding sequence ATGGGACAGGGCGACCGGGCGCTCACCTTCGCCGCCCCCGTCCTCTTCACGGACGTCCCGGATCCGGACGTCGTCCACGACGGTCGGTATTACTACATGGTCAGCACGACGATGTACTTCGCGCCGAGCGTGCCGATCATGCGCTCGAGCGACCTGGTGCACTGGTCGATCGCGGGCTACACCGGCCCGATCCTCGACGACACGGACGCGCTCGCGTTGCGCGACGGGCGCAGCGCGTACGGGCAGGGCAGCTGGGCCGCGAGCATCCGGTTCCACGCGGGCACGTACTACGTCTCGGTTGGCAGCCTGACCACCGACCGGACGTACGTGTACGCGACGCCGAGCATCGAGCACGGTCCGTGGACGAGGTCGGTCCTCGACGGCTACGCCCACGACCAGTCGCTCCTGTTCGACGACGGCGAGGTCTACCTCGTCCACGGCGCGGGGGCGATCGACCTGCGCCGGCTGCGGCGCCAGGCCGACGGGACGTTCGCCTGGGACGGCCCGGCGGCGCGGCTCGTCGAGGACGCCGACGTCGACCAGGCCGACGGGCTGCACGCGGAGGGCGCGCACGCCTACAAGATCGGCGACCACTACTACGTGTTCATGATCCAGTGGCCGACGGGCGGGATCCGCCAGCAGGTCGTGTGGCGGTCGACGTCGCTCACGCCGCAGTCCCAGGGCGGGACCTGGGAGGGTCGCGTCGTGCTCAGCCAGGCGGTGCCGGTCGCGGGGCGCCCGGGCGGAGGCGTGGCGCAGGGCGGCGTCGTCCAGGCGTCCGACGGGCAGTGGTACGCCGTGCTGTTCCAGGACGAGGGCCCGCTCGGGCGCTCGCCGCAGCTCGCGCGCGTGACCTGGCAGGACGGCTGGCCGGTCGTCAGGCTCGACCCGGCGGAGTCGCCGCCGACGGGGGAGAGGGAGCTCCTCGTCTCGGACGACTTCGACGACCGGCCCGCGCCGGCCGGCTACTGGAGCACGACGAACGCCGCAGCCCTGACGGCGTCGGACGAGAACGCCTGGAACGGGTCGAGCCTCGCTCTCCCGTGGCAGTGGAACCACAACCCGGACCAGCGCTTCTGGTCGCTCACCGCCCGGCCCGGCCACCTGCGCCTGACCACGGGCAGCATCGCGTCGGGCATCCTCGACGCCCGCAACACGCTCACCCAGCGCACGTACGGCCCGACGAGCGTCGCGGCGATCTCGCTCGACGTCTCCGGGATGAAGGACGGCGACGTCGCCGGCCTGGCCGCGTTCCAGCAGAAGTACGGGTACGTGGCTGTCGAGATGGCCGACGGTGCTCGCCGACTGGTGATGCGCCGTGCCGACCCGAACGGGCGCGTGGCCTTCACCAGCGCTCCCGTGCCGCTCGCGGCCGAGACCGTCCTGCTCCGCGTGGACGTGGACTTCCGGGACGCCGCCGACCGCGCGTCGTTCGCGTACTCGCTCGACGGCGACGGCTGGACGACGATCGGCGACGACCTCGCGATGGAGTACAGCCTCGACCACTTCACGGGGTACCGGTTCGCGATCTTCTGCTACGCGACCGCCGAGACCGGCGGGCACGTGGACGTCGACTGGTTCCGCGTCGACGACGACATCGACAGCACACTGCCGTCAGCACGACGCTGA
- a CDS encoding nucleotidyltransferase domain-containing protein, which yields MDATHPLAVVTPTLDGDVLTHLALTRAAFTPGQLARLLPPKSRGENQDLRPVSVEGVRKVLNRLAHQGIVTATRVGNSAVTYELNREHLAADGVVALANQARTLRTRLEEHLEGWGTPPVYAALFGSWARGAATVDSDVDLFLVRPDDADEDEWADQVDELQHRVSRWTGNDARPFVIDETDLPPMATEPVLASIRTEGLTVHGDPNWLRKRVKPRRLIKRNMETS from the coding sequence ATGGACGCGACCCACCCACTCGCTGTGGTCACTCCGACGCTCGACGGTGACGTGCTGACTCACCTCGCACTGACGCGAGCTGCGTTCACGCCAGGCCAACTCGCGCGCCTCCTGCCACCGAAGTCGCGGGGTGAGAACCAGGACCTCCGGCCGGTATCGGTCGAAGGTGTCCGCAAAGTACTCAACCGGCTCGCACACCAAGGCATCGTGACGGCGACCCGGGTGGGCAACTCTGCGGTGACGTACGAGTTGAACCGTGAGCACCTCGCAGCCGATGGGGTAGTCGCACTGGCGAACCAGGCGCGAACGCTGCGCACACGCCTCGAGGAGCACCTCGAAGGATGGGGTACCCCACCGGTGTATGCCGCGCTGTTCGGTTCGTGGGCTCGCGGTGCCGCGACGGTCGACTCGGACGTCGACCTCTTCCTGGTGCGGCCCGACGACGCGGACGAAGACGAGTGGGCTGACCAGGTCGACGAACTGCAGCACCGTGTCTCCCGGTGGACCGGCAACGATGCCCGGCCGTTTGTCATCGACGAGACGGACCTGCCGCCCATGGCAACCGAACCGGTCCTGGCGTCCATCCGAACGGAGGGCCTAACGGTGCACGGCGACCCCAACTGGTTGCGGAAGCGCGTCAAGCCGCGTCGACTGATCAAGCGGAACATGGAGACCTCATGA